One Streptomyces drozdowiczii DNA segment encodes these proteins:
- a CDS encoding SDR family NAD(P)-dependent oxidoreductase, with protein MTRFDGYAVLITGAGRGIGAATARLLASEGARVLVTDLEGDRAESVAADIRGSGRTAEALVCDVADRASVEAAVAYAVETFGGLDVLVNNAYSCSLDSTLFEDEPDETWHRDLDVSLGGAYRCSRAAMPHLAASGRGAIVSIGSVNGMQDFGNHAYSAAKAGLASLTRTLAGHAGPRGVRANLVVPGTIRTEAWSGREAELDRVSALYPLGRVGEPEDIAKAVAFLASSDAEWITGTSLCVDGGLTAVNTGFRAAVSE; from the coding sequence ATGACTCGCTTCGACGGATACGCCGTCCTCATCACCGGTGCGGGCCGGGGCATCGGCGCCGCCACCGCCCGCCTGCTGGCCTCGGAGGGCGCCCGCGTCCTCGTCACCGACCTGGAGGGCGACCGGGCGGAGTCGGTGGCGGCGGACATCCGGGGCAGCGGCCGTACGGCCGAGGCGCTGGTCTGCGACGTGGCGGACCGCGCGTCGGTCGAGGCGGCGGTGGCGTACGCCGTGGAGACCTTCGGCGGGCTCGACGTCCTCGTCAACAACGCGTACTCGTGCAGCCTGGACAGCACGCTCTTCGAGGACGAGCCGGACGAGACCTGGCACCGCGACCTGGACGTCAGCCTGGGCGGCGCGTACCGCTGCTCGCGCGCCGCGATGCCGCACCTCGCCGCGTCCGGGCGGGGCGCGATCGTCTCCATCGGCTCCGTCAACGGCATGCAGGACTTCGGCAACCACGCCTACAGCGCAGCGAAGGCGGGCCTGGCCAGCCTCACCCGCACGTTGGCCGGCCACGCGGGCCCGCGCGGCGTCCGCGCCAACCTCGTGGTCCCCGGCACGATCCGCACGGAAGCCTGGTCGGGCCGGGAGGCGGAGCTGGACCGGGTCAGCGCGCTGTACCCGCTGGGCCGCGTCGGCGAACCGGAGGACATCGCGAAGGCGGTGGCGTTCCTGGCGTCGTCGGACGCGGAGTGGATCACGGGTACGTCGTTGTGCGTGGACGGGGGGCTCACGGCGGTGAACACGGGGTTCCGGGCGGCGGTTTCGGAGTAG
- a CDS encoding SDR family oxidoreductase produces MTETNTVNHPKVALVTGANKGIGYEIAAGLGALGWTVGVGARDEERREAAVAELRAAGADVFGVPLDVTDDASVTAAARLVEERAGRLDALVNNAAITGGHPQEPTTVDVDRVRAAVETNVIGVIRVTNALLPLLRRSPAPRIVNVSSSVGSLTLQTTPGAETGPISMAYAPSKTFLNAVTVQYAKELADTDILINAVCPGYTATDLNGFRGTRTPQQGATAAIRLATVEDGGPTGRFFSDEGEIPW; encoded by the coding sequence ATGACTGAGACGAACACCGTGAACCACCCCAAGGTCGCGCTGGTGACCGGGGCCAACAAGGGCATCGGCTACGAGATCGCCGCCGGGCTCGGCGCGCTCGGCTGGACGGTCGGCGTCGGCGCGCGGGACGAGGAGCGGCGCGAGGCCGCCGTGGCCGAGCTGCGCGCCGCCGGGGCCGACGTCTTCGGCGTACCGCTGGACGTGACCGACGACGCGAGCGTGACCGCGGCGGCCCGGCTCGTGGAGGAGCGGGCCGGGCGGCTCGACGCGCTGGTCAACAACGCGGCGATCACCGGCGGCCACCCCCAGGAGCCCACCACGGTCGACGTGGACCGGGTGCGGGCGGCCGTGGAGACCAACGTGATCGGCGTCATCCGCGTCACCAACGCCCTGCTCCCGCTGCTGCGCCGCTCCCCGGCCCCTCGGATCGTGAACGTGTCCAGCAGCGTCGGCTCCCTCACGCTCCAGACCACCCCGGGCGCCGAGACCGGCCCGATCTCCATGGCCTACGCGCCGTCCAAGACGTTCCTCAACGCCGTCACCGTGCAGTACGCCAAGGAGCTGGCCGACACGGACATCCTGATCAACGCCGTCTGCCCCGGCTACACCGCCACCGACCTCAACGGCTTCCGCGGGACGCGCACCCCGCAGCAGGGCGCGACCGCCGCGATCCGGTTGGCCACCGTGGAGGACGGCGGCCCCACCGGCCGCTTCTTCAGCGACGAGGGGGAGATCCCCTGGTAG
- a CDS encoding LysR family transcriptional regulator — METRELRYFVAVAEELHFGRAAGRLGIAQPPLSRAIGGLERRLGAPLLERGSRGVTLTAAGAVLLREARAALDAVEAAERRTRRAALDAAGHPTVILAAKAGASGELLAKLLDAYAAEPGAVTVDVLLCGPGEQAGVLRDGRADVALLHRPFDDLAGFDTEDLHTEGQVAVLPAGHPLATRPHLSLAEVGALPDLPLPRWPRPDGTFPDGPGPQVRDHTQLTQLIALGRACAIVPESIRPSLHEGLTAIPVPDSPHVTTVIAWPPHSRSTAVAGLVRAATAL; from the coding sequence GTGGAGACGCGTGAACTGCGGTACTTCGTCGCGGTCGCCGAGGAGCTGCACTTCGGCCGGGCCGCGGGGCGGCTCGGGATCGCCCAGCCCCCGCTGTCGCGGGCGATCGGCGGGCTGGAGCGGCGGCTGGGCGCGCCGCTCCTGGAGCGTGGCAGCCGGGGCGTCACCCTGACGGCGGCCGGGGCGGTGCTGCTGCGGGAGGCGCGGGCGGCGCTGGACGCGGTCGAGGCCGCCGAGCGCCGTACCCGCCGGGCGGCTCTCGACGCGGCCGGCCACCCCACCGTGATCCTCGCCGCGAAGGCGGGCGCCTCCGGCGAACTGCTGGCCAAGCTCCTCGACGCCTACGCCGCCGAGCCCGGTGCCGTTACCGTGGACGTCCTGCTGTGCGGGCCGGGCGAGCAGGCGGGCGTGCTGCGCGACGGCCGGGCGGACGTGGCCCTGCTGCACCGGCCGTTCGACGACCTGGCCGGCTTCGACACGGAGGACCTGCACACGGAGGGCCAGGTCGCGGTCCTCCCGGCGGGCCACCCCCTCGCCACCCGCCCCCACCTGAGCCTCGCCGAGGTCGGCGCCCTCCCCGACCTCCCCCTCCCGCGCTGGCCACGCCCCGACGGCACCTTCCCGGACGGCCCCGGCCCCCAGGTCCGCGACCACACCCAACTCACCCAGCTCATCGCCCTGGGCCGCGCCTGCGCGATCGTCCCGGAATCCATCCGCCCCAGCCTCCACGAGGGCCTGACCGCCATCCCCGTCCCCGACAGCCCCCACGTCACCACAGTCATCGCCTGGCCCCCACACAGCCGCTCGACAGCGGTAGCGGGGTTGGTCCGCGCGGCCACGGCGCTGTGA
- a CDS encoding VOC family protein — MLRLTDFIIDCPDTMKLAAFYSEVTGRPVKEDSSEDWAGIRFGEIELAFIRVADYRAPQWPDSEHPKQFHLDFEVDDIESEQRRVLDLGATLRQDFIGPNGYGWRVYTDPVGHPFCLCRNKGVVWTDEGPVWPERD; from the coding sequence ATGCTGCGACTCACCGATTTCATTATCGACTGCCCGGACACGATGAAGCTGGCGGCCTTCTACTCCGAGGTCACGGGCCGGCCGGTGAAGGAGGACAGCTCCGAGGACTGGGCCGGGATCCGGTTCGGCGAGATCGAGTTGGCGTTCATCCGGGTGGCCGACTACCGCGCTCCGCAGTGGCCCGACAGCGAGCACCCCAAGCAGTTCCACCTCGACTTCGAAGTGGACGACATCGAGTCCGAGCAGCGCCGCGTCCTCGACCTCGGCGCGACGCTGAGGCAGGACTTCATCGGCCCCAACGGCTACGGCTGGCGGGTCTACACCGACCCGGTCGGCCACCCCTTCTGCCTGTGCCGCAACAAGGGCGTCGTCTGGACCGACGAGGGACCGGTCTGGCCCGAGCGCGACTAG
- a CDS encoding NUDIX hydrolase: MQWKIHGERPIYENSWVNLWLTEVETPDGNRWEHHVVKLRHLAVAAVVNDRREILMMWRHRFITDAWAWELPMGLVEEGETPAEAAAREVLEETGWRPGPVKPLIYAEPANGITDSQHHIFRADGATYEGPPTEKNESDRIEWIPLADVRGMIDRREIVSSGSLVGLLYVLMDEAIR, encoded by the coding sequence ATGCAGTGGAAAATCCACGGGGAACGTCCGATCTACGAGAACAGCTGGGTGAACCTGTGGCTCACCGAAGTCGAGACGCCGGACGGAAACCGCTGGGAGCACCACGTCGTCAAACTCCGGCACTTGGCGGTAGCAGCCGTCGTCAACGACCGGCGCGAGATCCTCATGATGTGGCGACACCGCTTCATCACGGACGCCTGGGCGTGGGAACTGCCCATGGGTCTGGTTGAGGAGGGCGAGACGCCGGCTGAGGCGGCGGCCCGTGAGGTGCTGGAAGAGACGGGCTGGCGGCCTGGCCCGGTCAAGCCGCTCATCTACGCCGAGCCTGCCAATGGCATCACCGACTCCCAGCACCACATCTTCCGCGCCGACGGAGCAACGTACGAGGGGCCTCCGACCGAGAAGAATGAGTCGGACCGGATCGAGTGGATCCCGCTGGCCGATGTGCGGGGCATGATCGACCGGCGCGAGATCGTCAGCAGCGGCTCCCTGGTCGGGCTGCTCTACGTGCTCATGGACGAGGCGATCCGCTGA
- a CDS encoding helix-turn-helix domain-containing protein — translation MPEPSRSQELPVSLLTDPVMIEACRTRDFGRVFRLVKARAGIYPSMIARRCDLTPSRVGEVIAGRRQLLHMDVVERISDGLRIPGQMLGLARRSWETPPSLTTKPREPAEAPASAVESLGAGLPGADVDSILVLAAEHDLSLSTLDALHSSIADYWRRDDEHGGETLRPAVVGQLRYVVGLLKEQRPAPLRTGLHGIAAELARLTGWTYFDARQYSQARAYFTESLGLARAIDDRQFMANVLACMSLQATYEDKPGDALALVTAAQDQAREAAGTTPRVLAMLAMREAFAHAALGDRGATHTAISEAHGQFGRISTGDPDPGWVAYFDEPKLIVDTGIAHGRLGEAALAEPLIADALRREHRTNHRGRAFHAFWLARIQLQRGKLDEACHTAMDALAPAAAVSSQRVGSHLREFYEQLEPFRREPAAVAFESRLRETLPRQVSGSPRP, via the coding sequence ATGCCCGAGCCATCCCGCTCTCAGGAACTCCCGGTCAGCCTGCTTACGGATCCGGTGATGATCGAGGCATGCCGGACCCGAGACTTCGGCCGCGTCTTCAGACTGGTCAAAGCACGAGCAGGCATCTATCCGTCGATGATCGCGCGCCGCTGCGATCTGACCCCGAGCCGTGTGGGCGAGGTGATCGCCGGACGGCGGCAGTTGCTGCACATGGACGTGGTCGAACGGATCTCGGACGGGCTTCGCATCCCCGGGCAGATGCTTGGCCTTGCCCGACGCTCCTGGGAGACTCCACCGAGCCTGACGACCAAGCCTAGGGAACCGGCCGAAGCGCCGGCCTCAGCCGTCGAGTCGCTTGGCGCCGGGCTGCCGGGAGCGGATGTCGACAGCATCCTCGTTCTGGCAGCCGAGCACGATCTCAGCCTCTCGACTCTGGACGCCCTGCACTCGTCAATCGCGGACTACTGGCGCAGAGACGACGAGCACGGGGGCGAGACCTTACGACCGGCAGTTGTCGGCCAGCTCCGTTACGTTGTCGGTCTCCTTAAGGAACAGCGTCCGGCCCCCCTGCGAACCGGCCTGCACGGCATCGCGGCCGAACTGGCCCGGCTGACCGGGTGGACCTACTTCGACGCCCGTCAGTACAGCCAGGCACGCGCCTACTTCACCGAATCCCTCGGTCTCGCCAGGGCAATCGACGACCGCCAGTTCATGGCCAACGTTCTCGCTTGCATGAGTCTTCAGGCCACGTACGAGGACAAGCCCGGCGACGCCCTCGCACTCGTCACAGCCGCCCAGGATCAGGCCAGGGAGGCAGCGGGGACGACACCGCGCGTACTGGCGATGCTCGCGATGCGTGAAGCCTTCGCCCACGCTGCTCTCGGAGATCGCGGTGCGACGCACACCGCGATCTCCGAAGCCCACGGCCAGTTCGGGCGAATCAGCACTGGTGATCCGGACCCCGGCTGGGTCGCCTATTTCGATGAACCGAAGCTGATCGTGGACACCGGCATCGCGCATGGCCGCCTGGGCGAAGCAGCTCTCGCCGAACCTCTCATCGCGGACGCCCTCCGCCGAGAGCACCGGACGAACCACCGAGGGCGCGCCTTCCACGCCTTCTGGCTGGCCCGAATCCAGCTCCAGCGCGGCAAACTCGATGAGGCGTGCCACACGGCCATGGACGCCCTGGCCCCGGCGGCAGCCGTCAGTTCCCAGCGCGTCGGCAGCCATCTTCGCGAGTTCTACGAGCAGTTGGAGCCCTTTCGTCGGGAACCGGCCGCAGTGGCGTTCGAGTCCCGGCTCCGGGAAACACTGCCCCGCCAGGTCAGCGGATCGCCTCGTCCATGA
- a CDS encoding radical SAM protein, with amino-acid sequence MHKLIASPYNGTFLIARPGSKGGMRIPRALYEELASIAESSSPLPAWLLDHARTAWNVDLARAAMRDAVLVRSEARLGYGRATYEINKGCNFNCEHCYLAERKFEGLPWPDKVRLLRLLRDAGVLWLQFTGGEPLIDRDFVDAYTLAHRSGMLIEILTNGSRLHRPEIIDLLRDLPPHKVTVSLYGATPDSFDSLTRKPGAFKLVEKGLVAAREAGIALELALIITRHNAHELDAMRALAERYGASRQEYGTISPTYTGTPEPLAAQAPGFLDKTSVFEGCPAGHTFFHVDPLGLATMCKVGRENPIDLMSEGLDGLLRLPGIADAQMLRTGGCGGCQLSGTCRVCRPLAKAYQEAKAPLNTYCQHGSEEAS; translated from the coding sequence GTGCACAAGCTGATCGCGAGCCCGTACAACGGAACGTTCCTTATCGCCCGTCCCGGCTCCAAGGGCGGCATGCGCATCCCCCGGGCCCTGTACGAGGAACTGGCCTCGATCGCGGAGAGCAGTAGCCCTCTACCGGCCTGGCTTCTCGACCACGCCCGTACGGCCTGGAACGTGGACCTCGCGCGCGCGGCGATGCGGGACGCCGTTCTCGTACGCTCCGAGGCCCGCCTCGGGTACGGCCGGGCCACGTACGAGATCAACAAGGGCTGCAACTTCAACTGCGAGCACTGCTACCTCGCGGAGCGGAAGTTCGAGGGGCTGCCCTGGCCCGACAAGGTCCGGCTCCTGCGCCTGCTGCGGGACGCCGGGGTGTTGTGGCTCCAGTTCACGGGCGGCGAGCCGCTGATCGACCGGGACTTCGTAGACGCGTACACGCTCGCCCACCGCTCCGGAATGCTGATCGAGATCCTTACCAACGGCTCCCGGCTCCACCGCCCCGAGATCATCGATCTCCTTCGCGACCTGCCGCCGCACAAAGTGACCGTCTCCCTCTACGGGGCGACGCCGGACAGCTTCGACTCGCTCACCCGCAAACCGGGAGCGTTCAAGTTGGTCGAGAAGGGGCTCGTCGCGGCGCGCGAGGCCGGCATCGCGCTCGAACTCGCGCTGATCATCACCCGGCACAACGCCCACGAGCTGGACGCCATGCGTGCCCTTGCAGAGCGGTACGGGGCGAGCCGTCAGGAGTACGGCACGATCTCGCCCACGTACACCGGCACGCCTGAACCGCTGGCCGCGCAGGCTCCCGGATTCCTGGACAAGACCAGCGTCTTCGAGGGCTGCCCCGCAGGCCACACCTTCTTCCACGTCGACCCGCTCGGCCTGGCGACCATGTGCAAGGTCGGCCGCGAGAACCCCATCGATCTCATGTCCGAGGGCCTGGACGGACTCCTCCGTCTGCCCGGCATCGCGGATGCCCAAATGCTTCGCACCGGTGGCTGCGGCGGCTGTCAGCTCTCCGGCACCTGCCGGGTCTGCCGACCGCTCGCCAAGGCGTACCAGGAGGCGAAGGCACCACTGAACACCTACTGCCAACACGGAAGCGAGGAAGCGTCATGA
- a CDS encoding aminoglycoside phosphotransferase: MATIRIGLDQLPPAARTAVEEHTGPFLGVEEMTEGFNSEIAARVTSATGTWHIKGLRTDHPRAWTQRREAVVAPYLTGLAPALRWRVETAGWDLLGFEALTGHHADYAPDSPDLSEVASLLRRLGEASCPGIELRRAEQRLERYAAHADDLHFFAGPHLLHTDLNNTNVLVDDDAPAGDRARLVDWAWATRGAAWLDAAYWVIWLIASSHTPASAEHWAAEIPSWHTAPTEGITAFAAANANVWSEISTVDPDPWTQRLAAAAATWHAHRMTG, from the coding sequence ATGGCGACCATCCGCATCGGCCTCGACCAGCTGCCGCCCGCAGCTCGTACCGCCGTCGAGGAGCACACCGGCCCCTTCCTCGGGGTTGAGGAAATGACCGAGGGCTTCAACAGCGAGATCGCGGCCCGCGTCACCTCCGCCACGGGCACCTGGCACATCAAGGGTCTACGCACCGACCACCCCCGCGCCTGGACCCAGCGCCGAGAAGCTGTCGTCGCCCCCTACCTCACCGGCTTGGCCCCTGCCCTGCGCTGGCGTGTCGAGACGGCCGGCTGGGACCTCCTCGGCTTCGAAGCGCTCACAGGCCACCACGCCGACTACGCCCCCGACTCCCCAGATCTCTCCGAAGTCGCTTCTCTGCTGCGCCGCCTCGGTGAAGCCTCGTGCCCCGGCATCGAACTCCGTCGAGCCGAGCAGCGCCTGGAGCGCTACGCAGCCCACGCGGACGACCTCCACTTCTTCGCCGGACCCCACCTGCTCCACACCGACCTGAACAACACCAACGTCCTCGTGGACGACGACGCCCCTGCGGGCGACCGCGCCCGCTTGGTGGACTGGGCCTGGGCAACCCGCGGAGCGGCCTGGCTCGACGCCGCCTACTGGGTCATCTGGCTCATCGCATCCAGCCACACCCCCGCCTCCGCCGAACACTGGGCCGCCGAAATCCCCTCCTGGCACACAGCCCCCACCGAAGGCATCACCGCCTTCGCCGCAGCCAACGCCAACGTCTGGTCCGAGATCAGCACCGTCGACCCCGACCCGTGGACCCAGCGCCTCGCGGCTGCTGCCGCCACATGGCACGCGCACCGTATGACTGGTTGA
- a CDS encoding DoxX family protein yields the protein MMPTHHLDRARPYVLGLFRIVIGSLFTCHGIASLFGVLGRETLRAGTWPGWYAAVIQLAAGLLVTLGIGTRTAAFLGSGSMAFAYFDVHQRAALLPMQNGGEPAALFCWTLLLLTFTGPGAFAATRTQQQDHHLGAPV from the coding sequence ATGATGCCCACGCACCACCTGGACCGCGCCCGGCCCTACGTGCTCGGCCTGTTCCGCATCGTCATCGGGTCGCTGTTCACCTGCCACGGCATCGCCTCGCTGTTCGGCGTGCTGGGCCGCGAGACCCTCCGGGCGGGCACCTGGCCCGGCTGGTACGCGGCGGTCATCCAGCTCGCCGCCGGCCTCCTGGTGACCCTGGGCATCGGCACACGCACGGCCGCCTTCCTGGGCTCCGGCTCCATGGCCTTCGCGTACTTCGACGTCCACCAGCGGGCGGCCCTGCTCCCCATGCAGAACGGCGGCGAACCCGCGGCCCTCTTCTGCTGGACGCTCCTGCTGCTGACGTTCACCGGCCCGGGCGCCTTCGCCGCAACCCGCACCCAGCAGCAGGACCACCACCTCGGCGCCCCCGTTTGA
- a CDS encoding discoidin domain-containing protein — protein MIAPVAAAALLGGGLLALQAPAAQAAGNVVKVTGSQGNWQLTVDGSPYTVKGLTWGPSVADAGKYLPDLASMGVNTIRTWGTDATSKPLFDTAAANGVKVIAGFWLQPGGGPGSGGCVNYLTDTQYKNDMLAEFPKWVDTYKDNPGVLMWNVGNESTLGLQNCYGGDELEAQRNAYTSFVNDIAKKIHEVDPNHPVTSTDAWTGAWPYYKKNAPDLDLYAVNAYDAVCNVKSDWEQGGYDKPYIVTETGPAGEWEVDDDANGVPDEPTDAAKAEGYTKAWGCVTGHTGVALGATMFHYGTEDDFGGVWFNLLPGGEKRLSYYAVKKAYGADTSGDNTPPVISDMTVDNATEGVPTGSDVRVSTHTTDPDGDAITYQVLFSSNYIDQNKALVPAETKDNGDGTLTAKAPSKTGVYKVYVKARDGHGNVGVETKSLKVIPPKVDGTNVSQGKPATASSFQTDPTGGCPCGADNAVDGKFDTRWASDWSDPQWLQVDLGTSTAIKHVQLAWDPAYAKGYEIQTSEDGQNWTTIKTVTDGNGDIDDLDVTGTGRYVRINGTARGSGYGYSLYEFGVYS, from the coding sequence CTGATCGCCCCCGTAGCGGCGGCGGCGCTGCTGGGCGGCGGACTGCTCGCCCTCCAGGCACCGGCGGCGCAGGCGGCCGGGAACGTCGTGAAGGTCACCGGCTCCCAGGGCAACTGGCAGCTGACGGTGGACGGTTCGCCGTATACGGTCAAGGGCCTCACCTGGGGCCCCTCGGTCGCGGACGCCGGGAAGTATCTGCCGGACCTGGCGTCGATGGGCGTCAACACGATCCGCACCTGGGGCACGGACGCCACCAGCAAGCCGCTGTTCGACACGGCGGCGGCCAACGGCGTCAAGGTGATCGCCGGTTTCTGGCTCCAGCCCGGCGGCGGCCCCGGCAGCGGCGGCTGCGTCAACTACCTGACGGACACGCAGTACAAGAACGACATGCTCGCCGAGTTCCCGAAGTGGGTCGACACCTACAAGGACAACCCCGGCGTGCTGATGTGGAACGTGGGCAACGAGTCCACGCTCGGCCTGCAGAACTGCTACGGCGGCGACGAACTGGAGGCCCAGCGCAACGCGTACACCTCCTTCGTCAACGACATCGCGAAGAAGATCCACGAGGTCGACCCGAACCACCCGGTCACCTCCACGGACGCGTGGACCGGCGCCTGGCCGTACTACAAGAAGAACGCCCCGGACCTGGACCTCTACGCGGTCAACGCCTACGACGCGGTCTGCAACGTCAAGTCGGACTGGGAGCAGGGCGGTTACGACAAGCCGTACATCGTCACGGAGACGGGCCCGGCCGGCGAGTGGGAGGTGGACGACGACGCCAACGGCGTACCGGACGAGCCCACCGACGCCGCGAAGGCCGAGGGTTACACCAAGGCATGGGGCTGCGTCACGGGGCACACGGGGGTGGCCCTGGGCGCCACGATGTTCCACTACGGCACCGAGGACGACTTCGGCGGTGTGTGGTTCAACCTGCTGCCGGGCGGCGAGAAGCGGCTCTCGTACTACGCGGTGAAGAAGGCGTACGGCGCGGACACCTCCGGTGACAACACCCCGCCGGTGATCTCCGACATGACCGTCGACAACGCCACCGAGGGCGTCCCCACCGGCTCCGACGTGCGCGTCAGCACGCACACCACGGACCCGGACGGCGACGCGATCACGTACCAGGTCCTCTTCAGCAGCAACTACATCGACCAGAACAAGGCCCTGGTCCCCGCCGAGACCAAGGACAACGGCGACGGCACGCTGACCGCGAAGGCGCCGAGCAAGACGGGCGTCTACAAGGTGTACGTGAAGGCCCGGGACGGCCACGGCAACGTGGGCGTCGAGACCAAGTCCCTCAAGGTGATCCCGCCGAAGGTGGACGGCACCAACGTCTCGCAGGGCAAGCCCGCCACGGCCTCCTCCTTCCAGACGGACCCGACCGGCGGCTGCCCGTGCGGCGCGGACAACGCGGTGGACGGCAAGTTCGACACCCGCTGGGCCAGCGACTGGAGCGACCCGCAGTGGCTCCAGGTCGACCTGGGCACCTCCACGGCCATCAAGCACGTCCAGCTGGCGTGGGACCCGGCGTACGCGAAGGGCTACGAGATCCAGACGTCGGAGGACGGCCAGAACTGGACGACGATCAAGACCGTGACCGACGGCAACGGCGACATCGACGACCTGGACGTCACCGGCACGGGCCGCTACGTCCGTATCAACGGCACCGCGCGCGGCTCCGGCTACGGCTACTCCCTCTACGAGTTCGGCGTCTACAGCTGA
- a CDS encoding LysR family transcriptional regulator, which yields MELQQMRYVIAVAETGSFTRAAERCLVVQSALSHQIARLERELGGRLFERTTRRVRLTPAGEAFLPAARQCLEAAERAAAEVAAAVGEVRGRLAVGLIPTVTAVDIPAALGDFRRRHPQVRVSLRVGASDELVEQVREGALDVAFLGLPATAAPRGVGRHELARDRLVAVVAPDHPLAGAASVDLRRLASEVFVDFPAGTAGRAQTDQAFAAAGLVRDVAFEVTTADYIASLVTPGLAVAMLPPAYAVRLPGIVAVEVSDAPVRVQHAAWSRSGRTPAATAFLAALGIPVKDGEDS from the coding sequence ATGGAGCTCCAGCAGATGCGTTACGTGATCGCCGTGGCCGAGACCGGCAGCTTCACCCGGGCCGCCGAGCGGTGCCTCGTCGTGCAGTCGGCCCTGAGCCACCAGATCGCCCGCCTGGAAAGGGAGTTGGGCGGGCGCCTCTTCGAGCGGACCACCCGCCGGGTGCGGCTCACCCCGGCCGGCGAGGCGTTCCTCCCGGCCGCCCGCCAGTGCCTGGAGGCCGCCGAGCGCGCCGCCGCCGAGGTCGCGGCGGCGGTCGGCGAGGTGCGCGGCCGGCTCGCGGTGGGCCTGATCCCGACGGTCACCGCCGTCGACATCCCGGCCGCCCTGGGCGACTTCCGCCGCCGCCACCCCCAGGTGCGGGTCAGCCTGCGCGTGGGGGCCAGCGACGAGCTGGTCGAGCAGGTCCGCGAGGGCGCCCTCGACGTGGCCTTCCTCGGGCTGCCCGCGACCGCGGCGCCCCGGGGCGTCGGCCGCCACGAACTGGCCCGCGACCGGCTCGTCGCCGTCGTCGCCCCGGACCATCCGCTGGCCGGGGCGGCCTCCGTGGACCTGCGGAGACTCGCCTCCGAGGTCTTCGTGGACTTCCCGGCGGGCACGGCCGGACGCGCCCAGACCGACCAGGCGTTCGCCGCCGCCGGACTCGTCCGGGACGTCGCCTTCGAGGTCACCACCGCGGATTACATCGCGAGCCTCGTCACCCCGGGCCTGGCGGTGGCGATGCTGCCGCCCGCGTACGCCGTCCGACTCCCCGGCATCGTCGCGGTCGAGGTCTCCGACGCGCCGGTCCGCGTCCAGCACGCCGCCTGGAGCCGGTCCGGCCGCACCCCGGCCGCGACGGCGTTCCTGGCGGCGCTCGGCATCCCCGTGAAGGACGGGGAGGACTCATGA
- a CDS encoding EamA family transporter — MTSRPTALSRTALTALAPAVWGTTYIVTTEFLPAGHPLFAGFLRALPAGLIALAVTRTLPRGAWWGKAAVLGVLNIGLFLPLLFIAAERLPGGVAATLGAAQPLVVAVLAVAVLRQPLSARPLVWGVTGVLGVGLVVIGPGAELDAAGVAAGLAGAATMGLGVTLTKRWGRPEGVGPLAFTGWQLTAGGLFLAPVTFLAEGAPPAIDGRAALGYLWLGLVGGLLTYALWFRGIGALPVTSVAVLGLLSPLVAAGLGALVLGQTLGPVQLAGFALALASVVGGQLPGRAPVVLPTPVPERAPR, encoded by the coding sequence ATGACAAGTCGACCCACGGCGCTGTCCCGTACCGCCCTGACCGCGCTCGCCCCGGCGGTGTGGGGCACGACCTACATCGTCACCACGGAGTTCCTGCCGGCCGGGCACCCGCTGTTCGCCGGTTTCCTGCGCGCCCTGCCCGCCGGTCTCATCGCCCTCGCCGTCACCCGCACGCTGCCGCGCGGCGCCTGGTGGGGGAAGGCGGCGGTGCTCGGGGTGCTCAACATCGGGCTCTTCCTGCCGCTGCTGTTCATCGCGGCGGAACGGCTCCCGGGCGGTGTCGCCGCCACCCTGGGCGCCGCGCAACCGCTCGTCGTCGCCGTCCTCGCGGTGGCCGTCCTCCGCCAACCGCTGTCCGCCCGCCCCCTGGTGTGGGGCGTTACGGGGGTGCTCGGCGTCGGCCTGGTGGTCATCGGGCCCGGGGCGGAGCTGGACGCGGCCGGGGTGGCGGCCGGTCTCGCCGGGGCCGCGACGATGGGGCTCGGCGTGACGCTCACCAAGCGGTGGGGGCGCCCCGAGGGCGTCGGCCCGCTCGCCTTCACCGGCTGGCAGCTCACCGCCGGGGGCCTCTTCCTGGCGCCGGTGACCTTCCTCGCCGAGGGCGCCCCGCCCGCGATCGACGGCCGCGCGGCGCTCGGCTACCTCTGGCTGGGCCTGGTCGGCGGGCTGCTGACGTACGCCCTGTGGTTCCGGGGGATCGGCGCGCTGCCGGTGACCTCGGTCGCCGTCCTCGGACTGCTCTCGCCGCTCGTCGCTGCCGGTCTCGGCGCGCTCGTCCTCGGCCAGACGCTCGGCCCGGTCCAGCTGGCGGGCTTCGCGCTCGCCCTCGCCTCGGTCGTCGGGGGCCAGCTCCCGGGGCGCGCCCCTGTCGTCCTCCCCACTCCCGTACCGGAAAGGGCCCCTCGATGA